From one Gossypium hirsutum isolate 1008001.06 chromosome D08, Gossypium_hirsutum_v2.1, whole genome shotgun sequence genomic stretch:
- the LOC107915274 gene encoding protein LONGIFOLIA 1 isoform X2, whose amino-acid sequence MRNKRVAWLVFFRSLIVTTFLPANAFTLLSASLPRREMTSEQEKNVESPLAISKIIEKLPSPEPSIAMGSQNKSPRGRPIFEFNEDGASSPWKFSKEAPRLSLDSRAVVNATGSLKPREIRTNTAILPSNQCESNREEDGVDGIDKQRRSPSVVARLMGLEAPLPDSDPEPNKRAELRRSASEARGRDLFQYRFIDRINIHLNGGISSNVVTKNGAELDEVIRNGTEGSSTVRREPVKTPVRGTVQTKRFYNSVDFFPKTKQTVSINGEIEKELKLRGIDEPSKDLENLKRILEALQLKGLLHTTKPPNQRNKRSFVYEQSPIVVIRPERSSPIRRSSNDSPPPAYRSKNGARRNSKLEPPPPSPRRDRPDAGRNLRNQSRISGIRSPSRRPLRIETQRGNGNVEQRRMSPVQSARVNVRRTELDQANRSAGNRKSTAEKVFIPAEDETSTVSESSSSSSSQTDAEKLKVEEYKEGRSLLERCDKLLHSIAKMNAAQTELQPSPVSVLDASFYKDDSSTSPVMKRRMDFKDQVVESEDELWSPASAMSTAKSKSSDKSDDCDFNFISDILKASNYLPDHTDVFLLLEKQQNLKGKDTSKVYKLQRKLIFDTINEILNGKGELPPWKLKYPWSGETSLQQIWSEFEKIRRRDSADDLFEVICGVLRKDLAGDATTGWADYPIEMSEAVLYIERQIFKDLIVETIRDLIGFSGKSNEVPTSRRKLVF is encoded by the exons ATGAGAAACAAAAGGGTTGCATGGCTGGTTTTTTTCAGATCTTTGATTGTCACCACATTCTTGCCGGCAAACGCCTTCACACTGTTAAGCGCCTCCCTTCCACGACG AGAAATGACATCGGAGCAAGAGAAGAACGTTGAGTCACCACTAGCaatatctaaaataatagagAAGCTGCCGTCACCGGAACCTTCCATTGCGATGGGGAGCCAGAACAAGTCACCTCGCGGCCGTCCAATTTTCGAATTCAACGAAGACGGCGCAAGTTCGCCATGGAAATTCTCCAAAGAAGCTCCAAGGCTTTCTCTAGATAGCAGAGCCGTGGTCAATGCAACTGGAAGCCTTAAGCCACGAGAGATCCGTACGAATACCGCCATTCTACCTTCCAACCAATGCGAAAGCAATAGAGAAGAAGACGGAGTGGATGGTATCGACAAACAACGACGTTCACCTAGCGTAGTCGCAAGGCTCATGGGACTTGAGGCGCCGTTACCGGATTCAGATCCCGAACCGAATAAAAGAGCGGAGCTCCGAAGATCCGCGTCGGAAGCAAGAGGCAGAGATCTATTTCAGTATCGTTTTATAGATAGAATTAATATCCATTTAAATGGGGGGATTTCGAGCAATGTGGTAACTAAAAATGGTGCCGAGCTAGATGAAGTAATAAGAAATGGAACTGAAGGCTCAAGCACTGTGAGACGTGAACCAGTTAAAACTCCGGTTCGAGGAACGGTTCAAACTAAACGTTTTTACAATTCAGTTGATTTCTTTCCAAAGACAAAGCAAACAGTTTCCATCAATGGAGAGATTGAGAAAGAGCTTAAGCTCCGAGGAATTGACGAGCCGTCGAAAGATCTCGAGAATCTTAAGCGAATCCTCGAAGCTTTGCAACTTAAAGGCCTTTTACATACTACGAAACCTCCAAACCAAAGGAATAAAAGGAGCTTTGTTTATGAACAATCTCCAATTGTTGTTATTAGACCGGAAAGATCATCACCAATCAGGAGAAGCAGCAACGATTCACCTCCTCCGGCTTACAGATCAAAAAATGGAGCTCGCCGGAACTCGAAACTGGAGCCGCCGCCGCCGAGTCCAAGACGTGATCGACCGGATGCTGGAAGGAACTTACGGAACCAAAGCAGAATAAGTGGCATCAGGAGTCCAAGCAGAAGGCCTTTGAGGATTGAAACGCAGAGAGGGAATGGCAATGTTGAACAGAGAAGAATGTCTCCGGTTCAGTCTGCTAGAGTTAATGTGAGAAGAACCGAACTAGATCAGGCGAATAGATCAGCGGGAAACAGAAAATCAACGGCTGAGAAAGTATTTATCCCAGCGGAGGATGAAACATCAACTGTTTCTGAAAGTAGCTCCAGCTCATCTTCTCAAACTGATGCTGAG AAATTGAAGGTGGAGGAATATAAGGAAGGGAGAAGCTTATTGGAAAGGTGTGATAAGTTGCTTCACAGCATAGCAAAGATGAACGCAGCTCAAACTGAGTTGCAGCCGAGTCCTGTTTCGGTACTCGACGCGTCCTTTTACAAAGATGATTCGTCTACTTCCCCTGTGATGAAACGAAGAATGGATTTCAAAG ACCAAGTTGTTGAATCAGAAGATGAACTTTGGAGTCCCGCTAGTGCCATGTCAACCGCTAAATCAAAATCATCAGATAAATCAGACGATTGTGATTTCAACTTCATTTCCGATATCCTCAAAGCATCCAATTACTTGCCTGATCATACTGACGTCTTTCTGTTGCTTGAGAAGCAACAGAACCTTAAAGGGAAAGACACCTCCAAAGTGTATAAACTCCAAAGGAAGCTTATATTCGACACCATAAATGAAATTCTCAATGGAAAGGGAGAATTACCGCCATGGAAGCTTAAATATCCATGGTCAGGAGAGACATCGCTGCAACAAATTTGGTCCGAATTTGAAAAGATTCGAAGGAGGGACTCAGCAGATGACTTGTTTGAGGTGATTTGTGGTGTGTTAAGAAAGGACCTTGCAGGGGATGCCACTACCGGTTGGGCAGATTACCCCATTGAGATGTCTGAAGCAGTCCTCTATATCGAACGACAAATATTTAAAGACCTGATCGTCGAAACCATCCGAGATCTGATTGGTTTTTCTGGAAAAAGTAATGAAGTCCCAACAAGTCGAAGGAAGTTGGTATTCTGA
- the LOC107915274 gene encoding protein LONGIFOLIA 1 isoform X1, which produces MMAGIVQEQNIEKKIDEKQKGCMAGFFQIFDCHHILAGKRLHTVKRLPSTTSREMTSEQEKNVESPLAISKIIEKLPSPEPSIAMGSQNKSPRGRPIFEFNEDGASSPWKFSKEAPRLSLDSRAVVNATGSLKPREIRTNTAILPSNQCESNREEDGVDGIDKQRRSPSVVARLMGLEAPLPDSDPEPNKRAELRRSASEARGRDLFQYRFIDRINIHLNGGISSNVVTKNGAELDEVIRNGTEGSSTVRREPVKTPVRGTVQTKRFYNSVDFFPKTKQTVSINGEIEKELKLRGIDEPSKDLENLKRILEALQLKGLLHTTKPPNQRNKRSFVYEQSPIVVIRPERSSPIRRSSNDSPPPAYRSKNGARRNSKLEPPPPSPRRDRPDAGRNLRNQSRISGIRSPSRRPLRIETQRGNGNVEQRRMSPVQSARVNVRRTELDQANRSAGNRKSTAEKVFIPAEDETSTVSESSSSSSSQTDAEKLKVEEYKEGRSLLERCDKLLHSIAKMNAAQTELQPSPVSVLDASFYKDDSSTSPVMKRRMDFKDQVVESEDELWSPASAMSTAKSKSSDKSDDCDFNFISDILKASNYLPDHTDVFLLLEKQQNLKGKDTSKVYKLQRKLIFDTINEILNGKGELPPWKLKYPWSGETSLQQIWSEFEKIRRRDSADDLFEVICGVLRKDLAGDATTGWADYPIEMSEAVLYIERQIFKDLIVETIRDLIGFSGKSNEVPTSRRKLVF; this is translated from the exons atgatGGCGGGGATAGTGCAAGAGCAAAATATTGAGAAGAAAATAGATGAGAAACAAAAGGGTTGCATGGCTGGTTTTTTTCAGATCTTTGATTGTCACCACATTCTTGCCGGCAAACGCCTTCACACTGTTAAGCGCCTCCCTTCCACGACG TCCAGAGAAATGACATCGGAGCAAGAGAAGAACGTTGAGTCACCACTAGCaatatctaaaataatagagAAGCTGCCGTCACCGGAACCTTCCATTGCGATGGGGAGCCAGAACAAGTCACCTCGCGGCCGTCCAATTTTCGAATTCAACGAAGACGGCGCAAGTTCGCCATGGAAATTCTCCAAAGAAGCTCCAAGGCTTTCTCTAGATAGCAGAGCCGTGGTCAATGCAACTGGAAGCCTTAAGCCACGAGAGATCCGTACGAATACCGCCATTCTACCTTCCAACCAATGCGAAAGCAATAGAGAAGAAGACGGAGTGGATGGTATCGACAAACAACGACGTTCACCTAGCGTAGTCGCAAGGCTCATGGGACTTGAGGCGCCGTTACCGGATTCAGATCCCGAACCGAATAAAAGAGCGGAGCTCCGAAGATCCGCGTCGGAAGCAAGAGGCAGAGATCTATTTCAGTATCGTTTTATAGATAGAATTAATATCCATTTAAATGGGGGGATTTCGAGCAATGTGGTAACTAAAAATGGTGCCGAGCTAGATGAAGTAATAAGAAATGGAACTGAAGGCTCAAGCACTGTGAGACGTGAACCAGTTAAAACTCCGGTTCGAGGAACGGTTCAAACTAAACGTTTTTACAATTCAGTTGATTTCTTTCCAAAGACAAAGCAAACAGTTTCCATCAATGGAGAGATTGAGAAAGAGCTTAAGCTCCGAGGAATTGACGAGCCGTCGAAAGATCTCGAGAATCTTAAGCGAATCCTCGAAGCTTTGCAACTTAAAGGCCTTTTACATACTACGAAACCTCCAAACCAAAGGAATAAAAGGAGCTTTGTTTATGAACAATCTCCAATTGTTGTTATTAGACCGGAAAGATCATCACCAATCAGGAGAAGCAGCAACGATTCACCTCCTCCGGCTTACAGATCAAAAAATGGAGCTCGCCGGAACTCGAAACTGGAGCCGCCGCCGCCGAGTCCAAGACGTGATCGACCGGATGCTGGAAGGAACTTACGGAACCAAAGCAGAATAAGTGGCATCAGGAGTCCAAGCAGAAGGCCTTTGAGGATTGAAACGCAGAGAGGGAATGGCAATGTTGAACAGAGAAGAATGTCTCCGGTTCAGTCTGCTAGAGTTAATGTGAGAAGAACCGAACTAGATCAGGCGAATAGATCAGCGGGAAACAGAAAATCAACGGCTGAGAAAGTATTTATCCCAGCGGAGGATGAAACATCAACTGTTTCTGAAAGTAGCTCCAGCTCATCTTCTCAAACTGATGCTGAG AAATTGAAGGTGGAGGAATATAAGGAAGGGAGAAGCTTATTGGAAAGGTGTGATAAGTTGCTTCACAGCATAGCAAAGATGAACGCAGCTCAAACTGAGTTGCAGCCGAGTCCTGTTTCGGTACTCGACGCGTCCTTTTACAAAGATGATTCGTCTACTTCCCCTGTGATGAAACGAAGAATGGATTTCAAAG ACCAAGTTGTTGAATCAGAAGATGAACTTTGGAGTCCCGCTAGTGCCATGTCAACCGCTAAATCAAAATCATCAGATAAATCAGACGATTGTGATTTCAACTTCATTTCCGATATCCTCAAAGCATCCAATTACTTGCCTGATCATACTGACGTCTTTCTGTTGCTTGAGAAGCAACAGAACCTTAAAGGGAAAGACACCTCCAAAGTGTATAAACTCCAAAGGAAGCTTATATTCGACACCATAAATGAAATTCTCAATGGAAAGGGAGAATTACCGCCATGGAAGCTTAAATATCCATGGTCAGGAGAGACATCGCTGCAACAAATTTGGTCCGAATTTGAAAAGATTCGAAGGAGGGACTCAGCAGATGACTTGTTTGAGGTGATTTGTGGTGTGTTAAGAAAGGACCTTGCAGGGGATGCCACTACCGGTTGGGCAGATTACCCCATTGAGATGTCTGAAGCAGTCCTCTATATCGAACGACAAATATTTAAAGACCTGATCGTCGAAACCATCCGAGATCTGATTGGTTTTTCTGGAAAAAGTAATGAAGTCCCAACAAGTCGAAGGAAGTTGGTATTCTGA